In Rhodanobacter denitrificans, the sequence CAAAGCTCTTGCCTCTGATGCTCTCTGCCCTGGATGCAGCAGGAGCAAAGAGACAAGAACATCGCGCACAGGGCGCGCCCCGGCGTTGACGGCTCGCAGATTCATGCGGCAAAGCGACGCGAGCCTTGCTAGCATCGGCGCAACCGGCCAGTCGCCGGCGAGCCGTCGACGCAAGTTCCCACTACAAGGAGATGCGCATGAGCGTTCCACCCGAGTCCGTCATTCCGCCCCCGCCGAGCGAGCCGCCGATGGCCGGGGGGCCTTCCGCCGAGGAGCGTCAATGGGCGATGTTCGCGCACCTGTCCGCGCTGGTCGGCGTGATCATCCCGTTGGGCAGCATCATCGGGCCGCTGGTGATCTGGCTGATCAAGAAGGACACCATGCCGTTCGTCAACGACCAGGGCAAGGAAGCGCTGAACTTCAACATCACCGTGGGGATCGCCGCCGTGGTGAGCTGGATCCTGTGCTTCATCCTGATCGGCTTCCTGCTGCTGGCGGTGTTGGCGGTCGGCTGGGTGGTGTTCGTGATCATCGCCACGATCAAGGCGAACGAAGGCACCACCTACCGCTACCCGTTCACGCTGCGGCTGGTCAGCTGAGCCAGTCGACGCTGCGGTGAAACGAGGGCGGCGCAAGCCGCCCTTTTTCGTGCGGCGCGAGGGGCTTCAGTAGCGGCGATGGGCGGCGTACCGCGCCAGTTCTTCCAGCAGCCCGGCACGTTTGCCCAGCGGGACGATCGCGGCCAGCGCGGCGTCGGTCAGCTCGGCCAGTCGCGCGCGCGAGGCGTCGAGGCCGATGATCGAGGGGAAGGTGGGCTTGGCGGCGGCGGCGTCCTTGCCGGCGGTCTTGCCGATCACCGCCGATTCGCCTTCCACGTCGAGGATGTCGTCGCGCACCTGGAAGGCCAGGCCGACCGCGTGCGCGTAGCGGTCCAGCGCCTGCAGCGCGTTGGCGTCGGCGCCGGCTGCGAGCGCGCCCAGTTGCACCGAGGCGCGGATCAGCGCGCCGGTCTTGCAGGCGTGCATGTGTTCCAGTGCGTCCAGCGTCAGCGCCTGGCCGACCGCCGCCAGGTCCAGTGCCTGGCCACCGGCCATGCCCTCGGCGCCGCAGGCGCGGCCCAGCGCACGCAGCATGGCGACGCCGGTGGCCGCGTCGGCGCGGCGTGCGGCATCGTCGGCGAGGATCTCGAACGCCAGCGCCTGCAGCGCGTCGCCGGCGAGGATCGCCATCGCCTCGCCGAACACCACATGGCAGGTCGGGCGGCCGCGGCGCAGCGCGTCGTCGTCCATCGCGGGCAGGTCGTCATGCACCAGCGAGTAGGCGTGGATCAGTTCCACCGCGCATGCGGCGGCATCCAGCGACGGACCGTCTTCGCCCAGTGCATGCGCGCCGGCGTAGACCAGCAGCGGGCGCAGCCGCTTGCCACCGCCGAGCACGGCGTAGCGCATCGCGCGATGCAGTTCGGCGGGGGAGTAGTCGGCCGGCGGCAGGCTGTGGTCCAGCGCCTGTTCGGCGCGGGCGATCAGCGACTGCAGGGCGGGGCCAAGCTCAGAGTTCGGGTTCAAACGGTTCGGCGCTGTCGGGGGCTTCGGGGTCGAGCAGCAGCCGCACGCGCAGTTCGGCCTGCTCCAGCGACTGCTGGCAATGGCGGAACAGGCCGATGCCGCGCTCGAACGAGGCCAGCGATTCATCCAGGCTCATCTCGCCGCTCTCCATCTTCGCGACCAGTTGCTCCAGCTCGTCGAGGGAGTGTTCGAAATCGGCGGCGGGCGGGGTCTTGCCGGGGGTGGGAGCGGTCTTGGCCATGGCCCGCAACGCTAGCGCAGCGGCTGTCCGGAATCAATCTGCGCGGGCTGCGGAGCGGCGTTGGCGTGACCTGGATCAGCGCCCCGCGCGCCAGCGCGGCGATGTGCCGGCCTGGCGGAAAATTGCCGCGCCACGGGCGCTGATCCAGCGGTCGGCCACCGCGACCAGCTCGTCGTCGGCGTACAGCAGCGGACAGGCGTGGCGCCGCCACGGCGGCAGCTGCGCCTGCTGGAACAGGTCGCGCAGCTCGCGCGTGTGCGCGTCGCCGTCGGGCTTGATGCGCTCGCCGCCGCGGCGCAGGCGCACCAGCAGCGGCTCGGCGAGACGGGTGTCCTCGATGGCCAGGGTCAGTTCGCCGCCGTCGGGGAGTGCCAGGGGCTCGCCGCGCCAGCGCACCTGCCAGCCGGCGTCGACGGCGCGCCCGGGCGGCAGCGCCCACAGCCGGCCTTTCCAGATGTGCAGTTCGGTACCGGCCCAGCGGACGCATGGCAGCTGGCCGGCACGCGCGCCGCACTGGCGTTCGATCTGCCGGCGTTGCGCCTTGCCGGGGGCGCGCAGGCCGCGCGCGTGCAGCCAGTGGTCGAGCAAGGGCTCGCGCAGCGCCGGCGCCAGCGCCAGCCAGCCGAGGGCGTCGAGGCTGCCGCTGGCCGCGTCGTGCAGCGCGTCGAAGGCGGCCAGCCAGTGCGCTTGCAGTGCGTCCGCCGCGGCGCGGCACAGGGCGGCGCTGTGCAGGATCGAATCCACTGCTTGCGGCCAGTGCCGCGCCAGCCGCGGCAGGATCTCCTGGCGCAGCTGGTTGCGCGCGAGGCGGGTGTCGGCGTTGGAGGGGTCGTCGATGCATTCGAGCCGGTGTGCCGCCACGTAATCGCGCAACTGCCGCCGCGACAGCGCCAGCAGCGGGCGCCACAGCTGGCCGCGGCCGAACGGGCGCAGCGCGCGCATGCCGCCGAGTCCTTCCGGTCCGGCGCCGCGCAACAGTTTCAGCAGTACCGTCTCGGCCTGGTCGTCGCGATGGTGGCCGAGCAGCAGGCAGTCGCCTTCGCGCAGTTGCATCGCCAGCGCGGCGTAGCGCGCGTCGCGTGCGGCGGCTTCCACGCCCAGCCCGGTGTCGCCGTCGACCCGCACGCGCAGCACCTCGCACGGCACGTCCAGGGCGGCGCAGAAGCGCTCGCAGTGCGCCGCCCATGCCGCGCTGTCCGGGTGCAGCGCGTGGTCGACATGCAGCGCGCGCAGTCCGTGCATGCGTGCGGCCGGCAACTGCGCCAGCGCATGCAGCAGGGCGCTGGAATCCGGGCCACCGCTGAACGCCACGCACAGCCCTGCCGGCAACGGCATGGACGCCAGCGCAGCCTGCAGGTGCTGGTGCAGCGGCTCGTTCACTTCCTGCTTTCGCGGGGCCGCACGTAGAGGTGCTTGCCGTTGCCGATCTGGCGTTCCTCGGTGTCGAACAGGCCGATCCCCTTGATCAGGCCGCTGAGCTTGGCGTAGCCGTAATTGCGCGAGTCGAAGTCGGGCGACTGCTTGCTGATGATGTTGCCGATGGTGCCCAGGCTGGCCCAGCCGGTGTCGTCCGAGGCGGCCTCCAGCGCGCCGCGCAGCAGGTTCATCAGGCGCGTGTCGCCGCGCAGCTCCTTCGCCGAGCGCTGCTTCGGCGCCGCCGCGGTCTCGGTCTCGGCGATGCCGGCCAGCACCTCGGTGTAGATGAACTTGTCGCAGGCGGTGCGGAACGGCTCGGGCGTCTTCTTCTCGCCGAAACCGTACACGGTCTGGCCGGATTCGCGGATGCGCGAGGCAAGCCGGGTGAAGTCGCTGTCGCTGGAGACGATGCAGAAGCCGTCGAAGCGCCCGGCGTAGAGCAGGTCCATCGCGTCGATGATCATCGCCGAGTCGGTGGCGTTCTTGCCGACGGTGTAGCGGAACTGCTGGATCGGCTGGATCGAATGGCGCAGCAGCACTTCCTTCCAGCCGCTGAGATCGGGCTTGGTCCAGTCGCCGTAGATGCGCTTGACGTGTGCGGTGCCGTACTTGGCCACCTCGGCCAGCAGGCCCTCGACGATCGCCGGGCGGGCGTTGTCGGCGTCGATCAGTACGGCGAGCTTGTCGTGGGCCATGGTCGGCTACCGGCGGCGGGAATGCCGCCGATGGTAGCGCGCGGCCGGGCCGGCTGCAGGCGGCTATTCCTGGTACGCGCCGTAGCCGCGCAACCGCTGGTAGCGTTGCTGCAGCAGATCGGTGAGCGGCATCGCCTGCAGTTCGTCGAGCTGGTTCAGCAGCACCGCCTTCAGGCGGATCGCCATCGAGCGCGGGTTGCGGTGCGCGCCGCCCAGCGGTTCGCGGATCAGCTTGTCGACCAGGCCCAGTTCGAACAGGCGCGGTGCGGTCATGCCCAGCGCCTCGGCGGCGTCCTTCACCTTGTCCGGGCTTTTCCACAGGATCGAGGCGCAGCCTTCCGGCGAGATCACCGAATAGGTCGAGTACTGCAGCATATTGGTGCGGTCGCCCACGCCGATCGCCAGCGCGCCGCCGGAGCCGCCCTCGCCGATCACGGTGCAGATGATCGGCACTTTCAGCTCGGCCATCTCCAGCAGGTTGCGCGCGATCGCCTCGCTCTGGCCGCGTTCCTCGGCGCCCACGCCGGGGTAGGCGCCGGGGGTGTCGATCAGGGTCAGCAGCGGCAGGCCGAAGCGCTCGGCCATCTTCATCAGGCGCAGTGCCTTGCGGTAGCCCTCGGGGCGCGGCATGCCGAAGTTGCGGCGCACCTTGTCCTTGGTGTTGCGGCCCTTCTGGTGGCCGATGATCACCACCGGTCGACCGTTGATGCGGCCCAGCCCGCCCACGATGGCAGCGTCCTCGGCGTACATGCGGTCGCCGGCCAGCTCGTGGAACTCCTCGCAGATCACGCCGATGTAGTCCAGCGTGTACGGCCGCGCCGGGTGGCGCGAGAGCTGGGTGGTCTGCCACGAGTTGAGGTTGCGGAAGATCTCGGCGGTCTTGATCTTCAGCTTCTCGCGCAGGCGGCCCACCTCATCCTCGATGTTGAACGCCTGGCCGTCACTGGCGTGGCGAAGCTCTTCGATCTTCGCGTCCAGTTCGGCAATCGGTTGTTCGAAATCGAGGAAGTTGGGGTTCATTCGTTGCTATTCATGGCACAGAAGCGACTCAGTATACCGTCCCGCAGAAAAACGCGAGAACGCCGCCGTATGGCTGTGACGGGATCGACAGATGCCTGCCGCAGGCCGGGCGGTTGCGCTATCGTCCGCCCCATCGAACGCCGCCGCCGGATCCTCGCCATGCCCAACAAGCCCATCGACAACGCGAAACTCGACCGCATCGTGGCCGAGGCCCGGCACGCCGCCGAACAGCGCGAACTGGGCTATCGCGAGCGCGCGCTGAAGATGTACCCGTGGGTGTGCGGTCGTTGTGCGCGCGAGTTCACCCGCGCCAACCTGCAGGAACTGACCGTGCACCACCGCAACCACGACCACGATTTCAACCCGCCGGACGGCAGCAACTGGGAACTGTTGTGCGTGTACTGCCACGACAACGAGCACGCGCGGTACATCGACCATGTGCGCGGTGGGGTGATGGCGGTGGAGGCGGCGGCGCCGGCCACCGGCAATCCGTTCGCGGATTTGAAGGCGATGATGGAACGAGGCAAGTCGTAGGAGCCCGCTCGCGGGCGATGCTTTTTGCTTTTGCGAATTCCGGCTCTCAACAGACGAATGTCTGGTCATCCGGGCTTTCAAAGCATCGCCCGCGAGCGGGCTCCTGCGGGAGCGAAGCGGCTCAGTCCTGCTGCTTGACGATGCGCAGGCGCGCGGCCTGCACGCCGGGCAGGGCGCGCACGGTGCGCAGCAGCTCCGGGATGGCTTCCACGCGCCAGGCTTCGCCGAGTTCGAGATCGGCCTGCGCATGGCGGTTGCGGTAGCCGTGCAAGGTCACGCTGGTGCGGCCGCCGCGGTAGCCGGCCAGCGCCTGCTGCAGCTGGCCGACGAAACCCGGGCCGATGCCGTTCAACTTCAGCTGCAGCAATCGCGCGTGCCGGCGGCAGGCGTCGGCCAGTGAGCAGGCGCTGCGCGCGCGCAGCTGGAAGCCGCCGCCGGAGAAGTCGTCGATGCGCAGGCCGCCGTCGACCACCAGCATCTCGTCACGGGTCAGCAGCGGCGCCATCTGCTGGTACAGCTCGCCGAAGAAGCTCACCTCGATGATGCCGCTGCCGTCCTCCAGCCGCACGAACGCGTCGCTGTCGCCGCGCTTGCGCACGGCGGTGACCATGCCGGCGACGGTCCATGGCGTGTCGGGGCCGCGGCGGAAACGGTTGCCGTCGTCGTGGTCGTTCTTGCGCGGCTTCGGCGGCTGGTAGCGGTCGGCGATCTCGCCGAGCGGGCAGCTCGACAGCTGCGCCAGCTCGTCCTTCCACGGGTCGGTGGGATGGCCGGACAGGTAATGGCCGAGCGTGTCGCGCTCGCCCTGCAGCTTCTGCTCCAGCGGCCATTCGGGCACGGTCGGCAACTCGATCTTCAGCACCGGCGTGGCGTTGCCCATTGCTGCGCCGAACATGTCGTTCTGGCCGGACTGGCGGTCGCGCAGGTGCTGTTCGGCGGCCTTGATCGCGTCGGGCAGCTGCAGCATCAGGCTGGCGCGGTTGGCGGCGAGCGCATCCAGAGCGCCGGAGAGGATCAGCGCCTCCAGCACGCGGCGGTTGAGCCGGGTCGGATCGACGCGGCGGCAGAAGTCGGCCAGGTCGGCGTACCTGCCGTTGGCGCGCTCGGCGACGATGGCTTCGCAGGCGCCCTGGCCGACGCCCTTGATCGCGCCGAGGCCATACTGGATGACCTTCGGTTCCACTGCCACGAACATGTACTCGGACGCGTTGACGTCCGGCGGCTGCACGGCGATGCCGATGGCGCGCGACTCGTCGAGGAAGGTCACCACCTTGTCGGTGTTGTCCATGTCCGAGGAGATCGTCGCGGCCATGAACTCGGCCGGGTAGTGCGCCTTCAGCCAGGCGGTCTGGTAGGAGACCAGCGCGTAGGCGGCGGCATGCGACTTGTTGAAGCCGTAGCCGGCGAACTTCTCCATCAGGTCGAAGATGGAATCGGCCTTCTCGCCGCTGAGGCCGTCCTTCGCCGCGCCTTCGCGGAACTTGGCGCGCTCCTTGGCCATCTCCTCGAGTTTCTTCTTGCCCATCGCGCGGCGCAGCAGGTCGGCGCCGCCGAGCGAGTAGCCGCCGACGATCTGCGCCATCTGCATCACCTGTTCCTGGTAGACCATGATGCCGTAGGTCTCTTTCAGGATCGGCTCGACGCGCGGGTCGGGGTATTCCACGTCCTCGCGGCCGTGCTTGCGCGCCACGAAGCTGGGGATCAGGTCCATCGGGCCGGGGCGGTACAGCGCCACCAGCGCGATGATGTCCTCGAAGCGGTCGGGTTTCGCGTCCTTCAGCATGCGCTGCATGCCGGAGGATTCCAGCTGGAACACCGCGACGGTCTGCGCCTTCTTCAGCAGCTCGTACGACGCCGGGTCGTCCAGCGGCAGCGCCGAGATGTCGAGCAGGGCCTCGCCGGCTTTCGCGCGGCGCGCGTTGATCGCCTTCACCGCCCAGTCGATGATGGTCAGCGTGCGCAGGCCGAGGAAGTCGAACTTGACCAGGCCGACCGCCTCGACATCGTCCTTGTCGTACTGGGTCACCACGCCGCCGCCGCCGGCTTCGCAGTACAGCGGCGCGAAGTCGGTGAGTGGGCTGGGCGCGATCACCACGCCGCCGGCGTGCTTGCCGGCGTTGCGGGTGAGGTTTTCGAGCTTCAGCGCCAGGTCGATCAGCGCACGCGCTTCCTCGTCCTGCTCGTACAGCTCGCAGAATTCCTTGACGACGCGCTCGGGCTCCTTCTTCGCCTTCTCGCTGCGGCCCAGCGCGCACGACAGCGTGAGGTCGAGCGGCCGCGCCGGGATCAGCT encodes:
- a CDS encoding NYN domain-containing protein: MAHDKLAVLIDADNARPAIVEGLLAEVAKYGTAHVKRIYGDWTKPDLSGWKEVLLRHSIQPIQQFRYTVGKNATDSAMIIDAMDLLYAGRFDGFCIVSSDSDFTRLASRIRESGQTVYGFGEKKTPEPFRTACDKFIYTEVLAGIAETETAAAPKQRSAKELRGDTRLMNLLRGALEAASDDTGWASLGTIGNIISKQSPDFDSRNYGYAKLSGLIKGIGLFDTEERQIGNGKHLYVRPRESRK
- the tilS gene encoding tRNA lysidine(34) synthetase TilS — protein: MNEPLHQHLQAALASMPLPAGLCVAFSGGPDSSALLHALAQLPAARMHGLRALHVDHALHPDSAAWAAHCERFCAALDVPCEVLRVRVDGDTGLGVEAAARDARYAALAMQLREGDCLLLGHHRDDQAETVLLKLLRGAGPEGLGGMRALRPFGRGQLWRPLLALSRRQLRDYVAAHRLECIDDPSNADTRLARNQLRQEILPRLARHWPQAVDSILHSAALCRAAADALQAHWLAAFDALHDAASGSLDALGWLALAPALREPLLDHWLHARGLRAPGKAQRRQIERQCGARAGQLPCVRWAGTELHIWKGRLWALPPGRAVDAGWQVRWRGEPLALPDGGELTLAIEDTRLAEPLLVRLRRGGERIKPDGDAHTRELRDLFQQAQLPPWRRHACPLLYADDELVAVADRWISARGAAIFRQAGTSPRWRAGR
- a CDS encoding DUF4870 domain-containing protein, yielding MSVPPESVIPPPPSEPPMAGGPSAEERQWAMFAHLSALVGVIIPLGSIIGPLVIWLIKKDTMPFVNDQGKEALNFNITVGIAAVVSWILCFILIGFLLLAVLAVGWVVFVIIATIKANEGTTYRYPFTLRLVS
- a CDS encoding exodeoxyribonuclease VII small subunit, whose product is MAKTAPTPGKTPPAADFEHSLDELEQLVAKMESGEMSLDESLASFERGIGLFRHCQQSLEQAELRVRLLLDPEAPDSAEPFEPEL
- a CDS encoding polyprenyl synthetase family protein; its protein translation is MNPNSELGPALQSLIARAEQALDHSLPPADYSPAELHRAMRYAVLGGGKRLRPLLVYAGAHALGEDGPSLDAAACAVELIHAYSLVHDDLPAMDDDALRRGRPTCHVVFGEAMAILAGDALQALAFEILADDAARRADAATGVAMLRALGRACGAEGMAGGQALDLAAVGQALTLDALEHMHACKTGALIRASVQLGALAAGADANALQALDRYAHAVGLAFQVRDDILDVEGESAVIGKTAGKDAAAAKPTFPSIIGLDASRARLAELTDAALAAIVPLGKRAGLLEELARYAAHRRY
- a CDS encoding YajD family HNH nuclease, with product MPNKPIDNAKLDRIVAEARHAAEQRELGYRERALKMYPWVCGRCAREFTRANLQELTVHHRNHDHDFNPPDGSNWELLCVYCHDNEHARYIDHVRGGVMAVEAAAPATGNPFADLKAMMERGKS
- a CDS encoding acetyl-CoA carboxylase carboxyltransferase subunit alpha, which produces MNPNFLDFEQPIAELDAKIEELRHASDGQAFNIEDEVGRLREKLKIKTAEIFRNLNSWQTTQLSRHPARPYTLDYIGVICEEFHELAGDRMYAEDAAIVGGLGRINGRPVVIIGHQKGRNTKDKVRRNFGMPRPEGYRKALRLMKMAERFGLPLLTLIDTPGAYPGVGAEERGQSEAIARNLLEMAELKVPIICTVIGEGGSGGALAIGVGDRTNMLQYSTYSVISPEGCASILWKSPDKVKDAAEALGMTAPRLFELGLVDKLIREPLGGAHRNPRSMAIRLKAVLLNQLDELQAMPLTDLLQQRYQRLRGYGAYQE
- the dnaE gene encoding DNA polymerase III subunit alpha, whose protein sequence is MTVRYTHLHLHSEYSLVDSTIRIKALVAACVRDGIPALALTDDSNMFALVKFYKACSAAGIKPIGGCDLWMAAPDDPRPWRLTLLCQHRAGYLNLSRLVSRAWQEGQHGGRALVEAGWLSVDASDGLIALLGRESEVGRLALNQGNEAALAKLRPLAQLFPERLYLELTRCGREGEEAWNTAALALAAELGLPVLASNDVRFLTQNDFGAHEARVCIQQGRVLADPKRPRDYSDQQYLKTPEEMAALFADLPEALENTVELAKRCTLELKFGTYYLPDFPVPAGHDLDSHIRELARQGLKERLANAPLAADHTLADYQARLERELDVIVKMGFPGYFLIVADFINWGKQNGIPVGPGRGSGAGSLVAWALKITDLDPLQFNLLFERFLNPERVSMPDFDIDFCMDRRDEVIDYVARKYGRDRVSQIITYGSMAAKAVLRDSGRVLGFGYTQVDRIAKLIPARPLDLTLSCALGRSEKAKKEPERVVKEFCELYEQDEEARALIDLALKLENLTRNAGKHAGGVVIAPSPLTDFAPLYCEAGGGGVVTQYDKDDVEAVGLVKFDFLGLRTLTIIDWAVKAINARRAKAGEALLDISALPLDDPASYELLKKAQTVAVFQLESSGMQRMLKDAKPDRFEDIIALVALYRPGPMDLIPSFVARKHGREDVEYPDPRVEPILKETYGIMVYQEQVMQMAQIVGGYSLGGADLLRRAMGKKKLEEMAKERAKFREGAAKDGLSGEKADSIFDLMEKFAGYGFNKSHAAAYALVSYQTAWLKAHYPAEFMAATISSDMDNTDKVVTFLDESRAIGIAVQPPDVNASEYMFVAVEPKVIQYGLGAIKGVGQGACEAIVAERANGRYADLADFCRRVDPTRLNRRVLEALILSGALDALAANRASLMLQLPDAIKAAEQHLRDRQSGQNDMFGAAMGNATPVLKIELPTVPEWPLEQKLQGERDTLGHYLSGHPTDPWKDELAQLSSCPLGEIADRYQPPKPRKNDHDDGNRFRRGPDTPWTVAGMVTAVRKRGDSDAFVRLEDGSGIIEVSFFGELYQQMAPLLTRDEMLVVDGGLRIDDFSGGGFQLRARSACSLADACRRHARLLQLKLNGIGPGFVGQLQQALAGYRGGRTSVTLHGYRNRHAQADLELGEAWRVEAIPELLRTVRALPGVQAARLRIVKQQD